A part of Kwoniella dejecticola CBS 10117 chromosome 5, complete sequence genomic DNA contains:
- a CDS encoding phosphoribosylaminoimidazolesuccinocarboxamide synthase has translation MADSAFTQQAAESASIIALSPEKEAEFERITRSLQEYTGGDIIRKVLAEGRTVKAYWGTAPTGRPHIAYCVPLVKIADFLTAGVHVKILLAVLGVPVDKLEFVTGSSYQLKADYTLDVYKFHALTSVREAEHAGADVVKESESPLMSSMMYPGLQSLDEQYLDVDFQFGGVDQRKIFMYAAHFLPRLGYAKRAHLMNAMVPGLSGGKMSASDPKSKIDFLAQPADIKASIKAALCPPGEIENNGVVAFIKAVLIPIQALRNDQASAKGEKPPVGEGSFVSEGAPEGTLFSISRPEKFGGDVHFKSYEELEKAYLAEEVHPGDLKGAVTDALIKLLAPIRKAFDEDEEWQEIERLAYPTASAAPAAADKKVKKKDVRKSAPTEEERAALRAAKEKEKAEKAAAKATAEGHPLKPAELQQASQAAAAAPAAIASGSGSSTSCVTTTNLPKLKLLAKGKVRDIYSLPAPEDQDKLLFVATDRMSAFDVIMNNGIPSKGITLTTLSLFWFDKLKDIIPNHVLTPSPSSCLATPSDSWSQFPRSLDEYRDQLEGRSMIVKKCEVVKIEAIVRGYITGSAWSEYKKSQTVHGINMPAGLVESEKLPKPLFTPSTKADQGEHDENIHPDKVKDICGAELAEQIEKVAIRLYTEASEYALERGLILADTKFEFGLLADPTKPNEKPQLILIDEVLTPDSSRYWSAADYVKGQPQASFDKQYLRDWLIKEGLKAKEDVTLPEHVVAETRSKYEEARNRVMGLGQFSK, from the exons ATGGCCGACTCAGCGTTCACTCAACAAGCGGCTGAGAGCGCTTCAATCAtcgctctttctccagagaaagaagctgagtTCGAAAGGATCACAAGGAGTCTTCAGGAATACACCGGAGGAGACATAATTAGGAAAGTCCTTGCTGAGGGCAGGACGGTCAAGGCTTATTGGG GTACGGCTCCGACCGGTCGAC CTCACATCGCTTATTGTGTACCTCTGGTCAAGATTGCCGACTTCTTGACAGCCGGTGTGCATGTCAAGATATTATTAGCAG TCCTCGGCGTGCCCGTCGACAAGCTGGAATTCGTTACCGGATCAAGCTACCAACTGAAGGCGGATTACACCTTGGATGTTTACAA ATTCCACGCTTTGACCTCTGTGAGGGAAGCTGAACATGCCGGTGCCGATGTGGTGAAAGAGTCCGAATCCCCTTTGATGAGCAGTATGATGTACCCGGGCCTTCAGTCCTTAGATGAGCAGTACTTGGACGTGGATTTCCAATTCGGCGGTGTTGAccag CGAAAAATCTTCATGTATGCCGCTCACTTCCTCCCAAGACTGGGCTATGCCAAACGAGCACACTTGATGAACGCGATGGTTCCTGGACTATCTGGTGGAAAGATGTCAGCCTCGGATCCAAAATCCAAGATTGATTTCCTTGCCCAGCCAGCGGACATCAAAGCTAGTATCAAGGCTGCTCTATGTCCACCGGGAGAAATAGAGAACAACGGTGTAGTGGCGTTCATCAAAGCTGTATTAATACCCATTCAAGCATTGCGAAACGACCAAGCATCAGCGAAGGGGGAGAAGCCACCCGTAGGAGAGGGCTCGTTCGTCAGCGAAGGCGCACCTGAGGGGACTCTGTTTAGCATCTCTCGACCGGAGAAATTCGGAGGCGATGTCCACTTCAAGTCGTACGAAGAGCTTGAAAAGGCTTATCTCGCTGAGGAGGTACACCCAGGAGATTTGAAGGGTGCTGTGACGGACgctctgatcaagctctTGGCCCCTATCAGAAAGGCAtttgatgaggacgaggaatgGCAAGAAATTGAGAGGTTGGCTTATCCTACGGCTTCGGCTGCTCCCGCTGCCGCGGATAAGAAAGTG aaaaagaaggatgTCCGAAAATCGGCTCctacagaagaagagcgagcgGCCCTTCGAGCAGcaaaagagaaggagaaggctgAAAAAGCAGCTGCTAAAGCTACTGCCGAGGGACATCCACTCAAGCCAGCCGAACTTCAACAAGCATCtcaagctgcagctgctgcgCCAGCTGCCATTGCCAGCGGAAGCggatcatcgacatcatgCGTGACGACTACGAACCTACCGAAGTTGAAATTGCTTGCCAAGGGGAAAGTCAGAGATATCTACTCTTTGCCTGCTCCCGAGGATCAAGATAAGCTGTTGTTTGTCGCCACGGATCGAATGAGTGCCTTTGATGTGATCATGAACAAT GGTATTCCCTCGAAAGGTATAACCCTCACAACGCTTTCTCTGTTCTGGTTCGACAAATTGAAGGATATCATTCCGAATCATGTCCTTACTCCCTCGCCATCATCTTGCCTCGCCACGCCTTCGGACTCGTGGTCGCAATTCCCTAGATCGCTGGACGAGTACAGGGATCAGCTAGAGGGAAGGAGTATGATCGTGAAGAAATGCGAAGTGGTAAAGATAGAAGCTATTGTCAGAGGGTATATCACCG GCTCCGCTTGGTCAGAATACAAGAAATCCCAAACTGTGCACGGTATAAACATGCCGGCTGGATTAGTGGAGTCAGAGAAGTTGCCCAAACCTCTATTCACTCCCTCGACCAAGGCCGATCAAGGTGAACACGACGAAAACATCCACCCTGATAAAG TGAAAGACATCTGTGGTGCGGAATTAGCAGAACAAATCGAAAAAGTCGCTATACGCCTCTACACCGAAGCGTCCGAATACGCCTTGGAAAGAGGATTGATCTTAGCCGATACCAAATTTGAATTCGGCTTGTTGGCTGATCCGACCAAACCGAACGAAAAACCAcaattgatcttgatcgatgaagTCTTGACACCCGACTCGTCGAGATACTGGTCTGCTGCAGACTACGTGAAAGGTCAACCGCAAGCGTCGTTCGATAAGCAGTACTTGCGAGATTGGCTGATCAAGGAAGGcttgaaagcgaaagaggatgtGACCTTGCCCGAGCATGTGGTGGCTGAGACGAGAAGTAAATATGAGGAAGCGAGGAATCGGGTCATGGGATTGGGGCAGTTTTCCAAGTAG
- a CDS encoding actin-2, producing the protein MATEFDDVLTNQPVVIDNGSGTIKAGFAGEEQPSCYIPSFVGRPKHPRVMAGAIQDNLFIGRRAQELRGLLKIKYPMEHGVVTDWDDMERIWGWVYGEGLKALSEEHPVLLTEAPLNPRQNRDVAAQIFFETFNVPAFFTSVQAVLSLYSSGRTTGIVLDSGDGVTHAVPVFEGFSMPHAIRRIDIAGRDVTDHLQLLLRKSGYYLHTSAEKEVVRTIKEKTCYLAINPAKEEKDQSGAWEEFRLPDGKVIQLGVERFLAPEILFNPELIGQEYPGVHQVIVDSINRTDLDLRKSLFSNIVLSGGSTLCTGFGDRLLNEVKKLALKDVKLKIYAPPERKYSTWIGGSILAGLSTFKKMWVSADEYKEDPDIIHKKAF; encoded by the exons ATGGCTACGGAATTTGATGATGT CTTAACGAATCAACCGGTCGTCATTGATAAT GGATCTGGGACAATCAAAGCTGGTTTCGCGGGAGAAGAACAGCCATCATGCTATATACCATCGTT TGTTGGGCGCCCGAAACACCCCCGAGTGATGGCAGGAGCAATACAAGATAACCTGTTCATCGGTCGACGGGCACAAGAATTGAGAGGACTGTTGAAGATCAAGTACCCGATGGAGCATGGGGTGGTTACGGACTGGGACGATATGGAGAGGATATGGGGGTGGGTCTATGGAGAAGGTCTGAAAGCTCtgagtgaagaa CACCCCGTCTTGCTTACCGAAGCACCCCTCAACCCGCGGCAGAATCGAGATGTAGCAGCTCAAATATTCTTTGAGACCTTTAATGTACCGGCATTCTTTACCAGTGTACAGGCAGTTCTATCCTT GTATTCTTCGGGACGAACAACGGGAATAGTACTAGATTCAGGAGACGGTGTGACGCACGCCGTACCGGTGTTCGAGGGATTCTCGATGCCTCACGCGATACGCCGTATAGATATAGCAGGAAGAGACGTCACGGACCACTTGCAATTACTACTCCGAAAATCAGGATATTACCTGCATacttcagctgagaaggaggtggtgCGGACGATAAAAGAGAAGACGTGTTATTTGGCCATCAATCCGGCtaaagaagagaaggatcagTCTGGAGCCTGGGAAGAATTTAGATTACCTGATGGAAAGGTCATACAG CTCGGAGTGGAACGGTTCTTGGCGCCTGAGATACTGTTCAATCCGGAATTGATAGGTCAGGAATATCCTGGAGTTCATCAA GTCATAGTGGATTCGATAAATAGGACAGATCTGGATCTGAGAAAGTCGTTGTTTAGTAATATCGTTTTGTCAGGAGGCTCAACCTTGTGTACTG GCTTTGGAGATAGACTGTTGAACGAAGTCAAGAAACTGGCATTgaaggatgtcaagctgaaaatATATGCGCCGCCAGAGCGGAAG TACTCGACCTGGATCGGAGGTAGTATTTTGGCGGGACTGAGCACcttcaagaag ATGTGGGTGTCAGCGGATGAATACAAAGAAGATCCAGATATAATCCACAAGAAGGCATTCTAG